TCATTGCTGTGGCACATAATGGAACTTTGACCAATTACAAGGAATTGAGAAGTGAGCTTGAGTCTCATGGTTATGTTTTTCATTCAACCACAGATTCAGAAATCTTCCTGTACCTTTTTTCGATGAATGATGGGATGCCTCTTGAAGAGAGGTTTCTCAATATTTTAAAAAAGGTGAAGGGTGCTTATTCTCTGCTTTTTTTGATTGATGATGCAATTTACTTTTTAAGGGACCCATGGGGGTTTAGACCGCTAGTTTACGGAGAAAGCGAAGACTACTTCATGGTTGCTTCGGAAACTCCAGCACTGAGGCATGCGGGGATCCACGATTTTAAAGAGCTAAAACCGGGTGGCCTTGGTATCTTCAAGGAAGGAAGGCTGGAACTAAAACAACTTTATCCTTCAAATAAAAGGGAACAGTGTGTATTTGAGCTCATTTACTTTTCCCGGCCGGATTCCATAACTTTTGGTAAGAATGTTTACAAATTTCGCAGAGAATGCGGTAAGGAGCTTGCCTTACTGGAAACGGAGGAGATCGACATCGTTGTCCCCGTTCCAGACTCTGGTTTACCCGCCAGTGTGGGATATGCATCTAAAATTGGTAAACCACTGGAGTTTGGCCTTATGCGAAGCCATTATACTGGAAGAAGTTTCATAGAGCCTTACGATCGAGACAAAAAAGTCAGGATGAAATTGATACCAATTGAGGAAGTTCTAAAGGGTAAAAGAGTTGCGTTAATTGACGACTCCCTTGTAAGAGGTACTACTTCAAAGGAAATTGTTAAACTTTTGAGAGAGCATGGAGCTCGTGAGGTACATCTTCGTTTTGCCTCGCCACCAATCATTGCACCATGCTTTTTTGGAATCGATATTCCCACAAGAGAA
The sequence above is a segment of the bacterium genome. Coding sequences within it:
- the purF gene encoding amidophosphoribosyltransferase encodes the protein MREYCGIVGVSSKKGKNVADILYLALFSLQHRGQESAGIVTYGKDGHKAHRGFGQVKEVFTIDVLNRLDGYAGIGHTRYSTFGSSNNFNNIQPLYVVSKEHFIAVAHNGTLTNYKELRSELESHGYVFHSTTDSEIFLYLFSMNDGMPLEERFLNILKKVKGAYSLLFLIDDAIYFLRDPWGFRPLVYGESEDYFMVASETPALRHAGIHDFKELKPGGLGIFKEGRLELKQLYPSNKREQCVFELIYFSRPDSITFGKNVYKFRRECGKELALLETEEIDIVVPVPDSGLPASVGYASKIGKPLEFGLMRSHYTGRSFIEPYDRDKKVRMKLIPIEEVLKGKRVALIDDSLVRGTTSKEIVKLLREHGAREVHLRFASPPIIAPCFFGIDIPTREVLLASSHTLEELTEILGADSVMYLPMSKLKKVLGDDWKDFCFSCFTGSYNQDTVSESIYREFLNYKPPILMQFESY